The nucleotide window TTTGACCGTCTCTTTGATCGCCGTGCTTATCCCGTTGCTTTTCATGCAGGATGTGGTGGGACGCCTGTTCCGTGAATTCGCTGTTACACTGGGAGTGACTATTCTTATCTCGGCTGCAGTGTCGCTGACCCTGACTCCCATGATGTGCGCGCGGCTGCTCAAGCATATACCTGAGGAGCAACAGGGCAGGTTCTACAGGACCTCGCAACATGTCTTTGACAGAACGATTGCCTACTATGGCCGTACCCTGCGCTGGGTGCTTGCGCGTCAGAAGCCTACGCTCCTTGTTGCAGCGGGTACTCTTGTACTGACGGTGCTGCTCTATATCTTTGTCTCTAAAGGTTTCTTTCCGGTGCAGGATACAGGCCTTATACTGGGCATTTCCGAAGCTCCGCAATCGATATCGTTTGATCTCATGGGGCGTGAGCAGCAGGCGCTTGTACGAGCGATCTTAGAGGATCCTGCGGTTGAGAGCCTTTCTTCGTTTATAGGCATAGACGGCATCAACACGACCCAGAACAGTGGAAGAATCCAGATTAACCTGAAGCCGCTCGAAGAACGCAGGATGAGCGCAAGCGACGTGATCAGGCGCCTCCAGTCACGGGCGGAAAAAGTTGAAGGGATCAAGCTTTTCATGCAGCCTGTACAGGACCTGACGGTTGAAGACCGTGTGAGCCGCACCCAGTTTCAATACTCACTCGAGGACCCCAACATCGATGAGTTGAACAGCTGGGGTCCTAAGTTTGTTGAAGCCCTGAGCAAGAACCCCGAGTTAAGAGATGTCAGCAGCGATCAGCAAGACAAAGGATTGAACCTCGCGGTGACGATAGACCGCGCCACGGCCGCGCGCCTCGGCATCGCTCCCCTTGATATTGACAACGCGCTCTACGATGCTTTCGGACAACGACAGGTTTCTACGATTTTTACGCAGCTGAACCAGTACCGTGTCATCCTCACTGTCAAGCCGGAATTTCAGCAGGGTCCTGCAGCGCTGCAGGGTATATACCTTCGCTCGCAAGGCGGCGGACAGGTGCCGCTGGGTACGATTACTCAGACAACCGAAAAGAACGGACCGCTGGTAGTGACGCGCCAGGGACAGTTTCCGGCACTTACAATTTCGTTCAACCTTGCTCCCGGAGCAGCGCTGGGCGATGCGGTGGACGCGTTTGAAACAACTGCGGAACAGATGAACATGCCGGCCAGCATCCAGGGAAGTTTTCAGGGTACTGCCAAGGCGTTCAGAGCGGCGCTCCGCAATGAGCCTCTTTTAATCTTAGCCGCCCTTGTGACGGTCTATATCGTGCTCGGAATACTCTACGAAAGTTATATCCACCCCATTACCATCTTGTCCACCTTGCCGTCCGCGGGTGTGGGGGCTATACTGGCTCTTCTCACTTGGCGCACAGAGTTGTCTGTCATTGCAGTCATCGGTATCATTCTTCTGATCGGTATTGTGAAAAAGAATGGCATCATGATGGTCGACTTTGCTTTGCAAGCAGAACGCGATGAAGGGAAGAACCCGGAGGAGGCCATATATCAGGCATCCCTGCTCCGTTTTCGTCCCATTATGATGACCACCATGGCTGCCTTGCTCGGGGCGCTGCCCCTTGCCTTGGGCCGGGGCGTGGGTTCTGAGCTTCGCCACCCCCTCGGTATCACGATTGTCGGTGGACTCATCTTCAGCCAGCTCCTCACCCTTTATACAACGCCGGTCATTTACCTTGCCTTTGACCGCCTGGCGAAGCGCATAAGAGGACCGCGCTCGCCTGAGCCGGAGAGCGAGGAGTGATCAATGGACGGCACTGATCACCCGCAGTCCAGAGACGAATCATGAATATTTCGGCCCTGTTCATCAAGAGACCTGTTGCCACAACGCTTCTGACTATCGGACTCTTTCTAGCAGGTGCAGTGGCCTTTGTCCTGCTTCCTGTATCACCGTTGCCTCCTGTAGATTTTCCCACGATCAACGTGCAGGCCAATCTCCCCGGTGCAGACCCCGAGACCATGGCAACATCCGTTGCTGCTCCTCTGGAGCGGCAGCTGGGACACATAGCGGGCGTCGCGGAAATGACCTCTTCGAGCACACGGGGCCAGACCAGCATCACGCTCCAGTTCGACCTGGACAGAAACATCGACGGTGCGGCCCGTGATGTCCAGGCAGCGATTAACGCTGCCCGCGGATTCCTGCCGCCAAACCTTCCGCAAAATCCGCGCTACCGCAAGTTCAATCCTGCCGATGCACCGATACTGATCATTGCACTCACGTCCGATTCGATAGACACGGCACAGATGTACGATGCGGCCACGAGCATCATGGCGCAGAAGCTGTCGCAGGTGCGAGGGGTCGGGCAAGTGTTTGTTTGGGGCAGTTCCCTGCCTGCTGTTCGTGTAGAACTAAACCCGACGGTGCTCAGCAAGTACACGATCGGTCTGGAGGACGTACGTACTGCAATCGCCAGCACCAACGTGCTTCGGCCTAAGGGTCAGGTCTCTGACGGAGTCAGGACATGGGAAATCCAGACCAACGACCAGCTCCGCAAGGCGTACCAGTATCATCCTGTGGTCGTTGCCTTCAGGAACGGGGCAGCAGTAAAGCTCACGGATGTTGGCGACGTGCAGGATTCGGTGGAAGACATTCGCGCCTCGGGGCTTATGAATGGCAAACCCGCGGTAATGGTGGTCATCCTTCGCCAGCCTGCGGCCAACATCATCGACACGGTAGATCGCGTGACCGCCCTGCTCCCTCAACTGGAAGCAGCCATGCCCGGCGGTATAAAGGCGTCGATCGTACAGGACCGGACCCCACCCATTAGAGGGTCCCTGCGTGACGTGGAACGGGCACTCATGATATCGGCATTTCTTGTCATACTGGTCGTCTTCGCATTTTTGCGGAATATCCGGTCAACGGTCATCCCGGGCGTTGCCGTGGTTGTATCTCTTGTGGGAACGTTCGGGGTGATGTATCTCTTCGGCTACAACCTGGATAACCTGTCTCTTATGGCTCTCACGGTCGCTACCGGGTTCGTTGTGGACGACGCCATCGTTGTCCTCGAGAACGTTACGCGTCACATAGAACAGGGGATGAAGCCCAGACAGGCAGCGTTCCTGGGAGCCCGGGAGATAGGTTTCACGGTCCTTTCCATGAGCACTTCCCTGGTTGCCGTCTTCATACCGATTCTCCTCATGGGAGGCATGGTCGGGAGGCTCTTCCGCGAGTTCGCGGTCACGCTCTCTGTGGCAATCGGTCTCTCTCTTGCCATATCCTTATCGACAACACCCATGATGTGTGCACATATTCTCAAAGGTAATGAGAGGCGCCATGGCGCTGTGTATCGGGCTAGCGAGCGAGCGTTCAACTGGATGCATCGCCGCTATGAAATAACACTCGGCTGGGCCTTGCGCCACTCGCGGATCATGCTTGCGCTTATCCTGCTGACTGTAGTGACCAACGGCTTTCTCTTCTGGGTTATCCCCAAAGGTTTTTTCCCGGAACAGGACACAGGCCGCATCGGCGGCAGCATTCAGGCAGACCAGGATATCTCGTTTCAGGCCATGAAGGAGAAGATGGCTACCGCCGTCGACATTCTCATGCGTGATCCGGACGTACAGGACGTGTCTGCTTACACCGGCACAGGCAGCGGTACAAACGTCGCCGGACTCTTTCTTTCCCTGAAACCCTTCGAGAAGCGAAAAGCGACTGTGAGGCAGGTGATTAACAGGATGCGGCCGAAGCTTATGGCGCTCCCGGGTGCGCCGACCGTTCTTCAGCCCGTGCAGGAGCTTCGTATAGGCGGACGGCAGAGTCGCGCACTCTATCAGTACACGCTTATGAGCACCGATCTTGCACAGCTTATGTCCTGGGCTCCGCGTATGACCGCGAAGGTGCGCACCTTGCCCGAGTGTGTTGATGTGAGCAGCGATCAACAGAACAGAGGGCTGGAGGCCAATCTGGTGATTGATCGCCCGACCGCCTCGCGCTTCGGCATTACGCCGCAACTTATCGACAATACGCTCTATGACGCGTTCGGCCAGAATCAGGTCTCCATAACCTACACCCAATTGAACCAGTACCATGTGGTAATGGAAGTTGCACCTCCCTTCTGGCAGAGGCCTGAGACGCTGCGGGACATTTATGTCAGGCCTGCCGGCGGCTCAATGGTGCCCCTTAGCGCATTCACCCACTACGAGCAAAGACCCACCTCGCTCTCTGTCAATCATCAGGGGCAGTTCCCGGCCGTGACTATTTCCTTCAATCTCGGTCCGGGCTATGCCCTCGGGGACGCAGTAAAAGCAATAGAGAAAGCCAAACGGGAGATGGGAATGCCGGATGCGATACGGGGGCAGTTTATGGGCACGGCCCAGGCATATGAGGCTGCCCTGGCGAGTGAACCGCTCCTCATTCTTTTTGCGCTCATAGCGGTCTACATTGTTCTTGGCATCCTTTACGAGAGCTATATCCATCCGATCACAATCTTATCGACGTTGCCCTCCGCCGGCGTGGGTGCCATGCTTGCCCTCCTAGCCTGGCGCACGGAGCTGTCGGTCATCGCGGTGATAGGAATTCTTCTTCTTATCGGCATAGTGAAGAAGAATGGTATTATGATGGTAGACTTTGCCTTGGAGACGGAGCGCAGGGAGAAAGCGAGACCGGAGGAGGCGATCTACAAGGCATGTCTCTTGAGGTTTCGGCCGATCATGATGACCACCATGGCGGCAGCGCTCGGTGCCTTGCCCTTAGCTCTTGGGACAGGGGTTGCCTCGGAACTGCGCCGCCCTCTCGGTATCACCATCGTCGGCGGACTGATTTTCAGCCAGGCTCTCACCCTCTACACAACGCCGGTGATGTATCTCTACCTCGATCGATTCAGACTGTGGTTGAGAGGCAAGCGTAAGGAAGGTCACCCGAGCATGACGAACGGAATAGTAACCGATCCGGAGAGTCTGTAATTTTGGGGAGGAATGTGAGAATGCGTTCGGTATGGTCCAATCTTTTGTTCGTGCCTATCATGGCTGCGGTTTTAAGCAGTTTCAGCGGGTGCTCCGTGGGTCCCGATTACGTCAGGCCAACAGTAGAGACGCCGGCCGCATACAAGGAGAACGAAGGCTGGAAACAGGCTGAGCCCGGTGACCATCTCGTGCGCGGAGCCTGGTGGGAGATATTCGACGATTCCGAATTGAACAGGCTGGAAGAACAGGTCAATGTTTCGAACCAGAACCTGGCTGCTGCAGAAGCACAATTCAGACAGGCCCTTGCGCTTGTCGATGTAGCACGGGCGAGCTACTTCCCGACCGTGACCGCCGGAGGGTCTGCTACTCGTTCTTTGAGATCGGCGAACGCACTAGGAAGTACCACGTCCACCACGGGGCACACGTTCAATGATTACCTGGCGCCGCTCACTGCTTCTTGGGCCGTGGACGTATGGGGCCGCGTTCGCCGCCAGGTCGAATCCAGCGCGGCAAGCGCTCAGGCCAGCGCGGCGACGGTGGAGTCGGTCCGCCTGCTCACGCAGGCCCAGGTTGCGCAGAATTATTTTCTTCTGCGCATGCTGGATGCGCAGAAGAAACTCCTTGATGAAACTATTGTCGCCTATCAAAAAAGTCTCGAGCTGACGCAGAACCGTTATGCGAGCGGCGTCGCGTCGAGGGCTGACGTGCTTCAGGCCGAGGCTCTGCTTAAGTCTACACAGGCCCAGTCAATAGACATAGGAGTGCAGCGAGCACAGCTTGAACACGCTATCGCTGTGCTTCTCGGCAAACCAGCATCCCTTTTCTCTCTTCCGGCCATGCCGCTTACTGCATTGCCGCCGGCAATACCCGTTGGTGTGCCTTCCAAGCTACTCGAACGCAGACCCGACATTGCCACAGCTGAACGGAATATGGCAGCGGCAAATGCGCAGATCGGTGTTGCCAAAGCGGCCTTTTTCCCAACCGTCACGCTGAACGGATCGGTCGGTTATGAAAGCACTGACACATCAAATTGGCTGACGTGGCCAAGCCGCTTCTGGTCGCTCGGAGCAGGGGTGTCGGAAGTGGTTTTTGAAGGCGGCCTGAGGAGGGCGCAGACCAAAGCCGCGCGAGCGGCGTACGAGGCGACGGTTGCATCCTATCGGCAGACTGTCCTGACCGCATTTCAACAGGTGGAAGACAATCTTGCGGCGCTGCGTATCCTGGAGGGAGAAGCCCAGGTGCAGAGGGGAGCATTGCTGGCAGCCAGGCAATCAGTGACTGTCGCGCTCAACCAGTACAAAGCGGGAACGGTTAACTACCTCAGTGTAATCGTGCTCCAGGCAGCAGCACAGAACAGCGAGATAACAGCCATAACGATCCAGGGCCGCCGTATGGCTGCTGCGGTGAACCTCGTCCAGGCCCTCGGCGGAGGCTGGAACGCATCGGAACTCGCCGAGAAATGACAGATCGTCGCACGAGCGTGCGACTAAGAAGACCGCTCATTTCATTCGCCAGGACGACAGCGCTGCGGGCTATGACGATCGCTTCGCCACGGAAAACATAGAGGGAAGAGGGAAACCGCTTCGCTAGGAAGATCGTCACGCTTCTCGCGTGACCAGGAAGCATTTAATCCTAAAAACTTTTGGCTCTTTTATTGGATGCATTTTTTCCGTCGTCCATCTTCTCTTTTTTCATCTTTCTTTACCCCCATCTTCCTAGCGAGCGTAGTGAGCGATCTTCCCCCCTTCGGGGACTTCGCATCTTCCGAGCGAAGCGGTCTGCTTCATTGGTCAGATGATATTGGTCGACTTCTCCACTACAAGAATCTTAGCCATGTTCTCCAAAGAGCGCTCGTGTGCAGTTTTATCTGCTGACGATACACAGTCGGAAACGACCACCGGATAAAATCCCCTGTTGGATGCATCCCGCGCCGAGGACTCGATGCCGATTTCAGTTGCTATGCCGGTGAATATCAACGTTGTGACGCCTCTGTTACGCATCATGTATTCGAAATTGGTCCCGATGAAGATGCTTGCGGTGTGCTTGTCCAGCACAATGTCATCAGGCTCAGGCCTGACTGCCTCCAGTATTTCCCGATCTCTGGACCCTATGGCCATGAACGGGGGCAGCTTGCCGATATCATCAACATTGAAGCGTTTCATCATCGAATAGTAACGCCAGGAGGAATCAAAGCCCCTGGGAGAAGGCGTTATCTTTGTATAGACAACCGGCATCCTCTTTCGCAATTCCTGAATCAGATTCTTCAGGTTGGCTGTAAATTCATCCTTATTGAATATCTTATCCACCAGCCCGTTCTGGACATCCCATACGACGAGGCATGAATGCTGTGGCTGAATCATCTCTCGGATATTCTCATAGACCGGAACACCATACGCATCCTTCATATGAACCTCCTCTTTCACGTTTTAGAAACGTGCCTAATTGTACCACCAGCCGGTCGAACGTCAAGCTGAAAGCGTCGCTTGAGCATTGCCTCTTTGCATAACGCCCTGCAGTGTGTTACATGAGAACGGGGCCGGGAAGGTAACTGAGCATCAGAAGCTCATGAGATTGGTGACTGGAAGGCGAGTATGAATGCCACCTTATGTAATACAAAAGTGTCTTATATATACAAAAAAGTTGAGATTAAAACTACATTGATGAGCTAAATGTTACATGAAATGCCGGAGGCTTGGACGCGCTCATTCACTTCTTGATATACGCGTTAAGGCCCACAATAAGCGGCTTCCCATCCACTTCGGCACTTGTGACAGTGTTCCCGTGGGTACTGGCCACTACAAGAGTCTTGCCGGATGCGGAAGGCGTCGGTTTGTCGAGGTCGATTTCAATGAAGAGCTTGTTATCCTTGATCTCTACTTTCATGGCCATGGTTGATTCTCCTCTCTGTTTGTTGAGAATCACTTTACCTGCACGATTAAAAGGTGTCAATCAAAAATGAAAAACCGGGTGCCCACCTATGTCTATATCGTGGAGTGTTCCGATAAGACTCTATATACCGGATCTACCGGCGATATAGAAAAGCGCATCAGGGAACATAACAGCAGCAGAGGGGGCGCTAAATACACTCGAAGCCGCAGGCCGGTGAGGCTCGTTTATGTTGAGGCCTGTGCCACGCTCTCAATAGCGTTAAGAAGAGAAGCGGAGATAAAGAAATTGTCCAGGCCGCAAAAATTGTTACTCTCAAAAGAGACAGGGAGATAGAGCAAAACTGTTTCTCTACCGTCTTGTTTGCTTGACAACATACAAGATACTGGTATGATGATGTGTTCGGTTTAAAAGGCCGCAAGGCACCGGAACCAAACTGCAGTTTTGCGGAAGGTGGAGCGGCGGCTGCGAAGGTAAGAATGAACGAGGAGGAGAGGAATGGCGGATGATCCAAGAGAAGCCTTAACTTTGGGCGTATCAGACAGGGAACTCGAGCGGCGATGGGCCGCAGTGCGCACCGCGATGAAAGAGAAGTCGCTGGACGTCCTTGTGATGCAGGATACGAACGAATGGCTCGGTGGCTATGTGAAGTGGTTTACCGACGTGGCTGCGCGGAACGGCTACCCCATGACTGTTGTTTTTCCGGTGGATGATCTGATGACCACCATCACCAGCGGCGGCAGGCCCCCTGGAGATATGGGTCCCCCGGCATGGCAGTTTCGCGGCGTGAAAGCCAGGTTGAGTGCGCCTTACTTCCCGAGCATCAATTACAGCACCACCTACGATGCAGACCTCGTTATCGAGACGCTCAAAAAGGACAAGAAGCGTAAGATAGGTATGATCGGCGAGGGCAGAATATCCTACGCCTTCTACGAATATCTGATGAAGCGCATGCCGGAAGCAACGTTCGTCAATGCAACGGACATGGTGGATGAGATCAAAGCTGTCAAGAGCTCCGAGGAGATAGACCTCATCAAAAAAACTTGCGCGCTGCAGGATGAAGTCATGACCTATGCGAAAACAATAATCAAACCCGGGCGCAAGGTCTTCGAGATAGTTGCGGACGTCATTCATAAAGCAACACTTCTCGGAAGCGAGGAACAGCTTGTTCTTGCGGGCTCCGGTCCGCTCGGGCGTCCTCCAACGTACCAGAAGCGACAGCACCAGAACAGAACCCTGAAAGAGAATGAGGCGTTCAGTCTTTTGATCGAGGTGAACGGGCCGGGCGGCATGTATGCAGAACTTGGCCGCGCTTTTTTTACAGGCAATGTACCTGCAGAGCTCTCCGAGGCGTACAGACTTTGTTGCGAGGCCCAGCAGGTTTCACTGAAGCTGCTCAAGCCGGGCGCTGACACAAAGACAATCTGGGATGCGAATAATGAGTTTCTGGTGCGTCACGGCAAGACACAGGAGACGCGTCTCTACGCCCACGGCCAGGGATATGATCTGGTGGAGCGGCCCGCAATCAGGGACGATGAGCCGATGAAGCTCAAAGCAGGCATGAATATCGTCGTGCATCCTGCTATCGGCTCCGACAGGCTCTGGGTCTCGGTTTGCGATAATTACCTGGTTACAGAGAATGGAGCGAGCCCCTGTCTCCACAAGTTTCCGCAGGAGGTCTCCTCGGTGTAAGCAGCACCATGTGGGGCGCTAGTTCGCAGGAAGATGAGTAACGAAAAGATAAGACGAAAAGGGAGGAGGGCAAGACTATGAACTGGGACGTCAAATACTATCCTGAATTCTGGGAAGGGAAAAAACTGGCCTACCCGCACGTGCCAAAGGAACATCCCAAATTTGCCCGCAGCATAGTAGTGGGAAACCTTATCTTCGTCTCGGGCTGTACCGGGCAGGACACCATAGAGGGCAAACCGACATCGGAACAATTTGTGGATCAAATGAACATGGCTCTCTACAAGGTGAAACTTGCCATGGAGGAAGCCGGAAGCTCGATGGACAATATTGTGAAAACCCTTATGCTCGTGAAACGGCAGACTGACTATAAAGCCATGCGCACGACAGAGGTGGACTACTACCTGAAGAATGCGTCTCACCTTGTGGAGAATCCGCCGGCAAGCACGTTCATCGCACCCCTTTCCCTGGCACGCCCCAAGTTCCTGCTCGAGATGGACGTAATCGGCGTCCTCGACAGAAATGCGCCTGACTGGAAAGTTACGTATTACAGCGAGGCCTGGGGTGGCAAGAAACTGGCCTACCCGCACGTGCCAAAGGAGCATCCCAAATTTGCTCGAACCGAAGTGGTTGGCAATCTCGTCATCATCTCGGGCTGCGAGGCCCTTAATCACGATACCGTGAAAACCGAAACCATGGATTTCAAAGAGCAGACATTGATAGTGCTGGAGAAGATCAAAGCGGGCATGGAGGAAACCGGCGGGTCACTGGAGAATCTGGTAAAGACCTACGTGCTGCTGAAAGATGTCCGGAACTATGCGCTCTATCGGGAAGTGGAGCGGGAGTTCTTCCGCAAGCATGCACCGGCCCTGACAAAGAATCCCCCTGCCAGCACTGTCATCAACGCGAGCAGTCTGGCGCTTCCGGAATTTCTGGTGGAGGTGGAAGGCTTTGGCATTGTTGATAAGAAGGCGCCAGGTTGGGGAACGGAATATTTCGGGAGCAACAAGGAAGCCTCGAACAGCGCTACAGCGGGTAAGCTTCTTTTTCTATCTGGTTGTGACGGGTCAAACCCGCAAACGGGAAAGATGGAGACGACTGTCTTCGAAGAGCAGGTAAGCAGAGCCTTTGACAAGGTTAAGGCGGCGCTGGAACAGGCGGGCAGCTCCATGAATAAGATGGTCAAGACGTTTATGCTTCTCAGCAATCTTGACAACTATCCCAGAATGCGTAAGGCAGAGGTTGAGTACTATGAGAAGCACGCGCCATATCTCGTTGAGAAACCTCCGGTGAGTACCTTTATGACACTGAACAGTCTCAAACATCCGGACGCTCTCTTCGAGGTAGATGTTACTGCAATGATCTGAACTAGACCGCTTCGCTGGGAAGATGCGAAGTCCCCGAAGGGGGGAAGATCGCCCTTCGGGCTTGGAAGAGGGAAGATAGAATACCAAATAACAGTCGATGCAAGGAGCACTTTAGCTAAAGAAGGGAACTAAGCTATAGCTTTTTCGCGCTGGCGGCTCCGGCGAAAAACGAAATAAGAATTAAAAAGATGACGGAAGAAGAAGGGGAGACGTGATGGAATACCGCAATCTTGGTAAATCTGGGCTCAAAGTATCCGTCCTCGGACTGGGAGCGAACAACTTTGGATGGTGGCTCGACGAACAGCGTTCAACCGTTGTCTTAAACCACGCTTTGGACTTGGGGATCAATTATCTCGATACTGCGGATTGGTACGACATGGGAAAGTCCGAGGCGTATATCGGCCGGACACTGAAGGGACGACGAAGCGAGGTGATAATTGCCACCAAATATGGCCAGCCCATGGGCGAAGGACCCAATGATCGCGGTGGCTCGCGCTGGTACATCATGAGGGCGGTGGAGGCGAGCCTGAAAAGACTGCAGACGGATTATATCGACCTGTATCAGATGCACTGGCCTGATCCGACGACACCGATTGAGGAGACGCTCCGCACCCTAGACGACATAGTGAAGTCGGGCAAG belongs to Syntrophorhabdales bacterium and includes:
- a CDS encoding isochorismatase family cysteine hydrolase, translating into MKDAYGVPVYENIREMIQPQHSCLVVWDVQNGLVDKIFNKDEFTANLKNLIQELRKRMPVVYTKITPSPRGFDSSWRYYSMMKRFNVDDIGKLPPFMAIGSRDREILEAVRPEPDDIVLDKHTASIFIGTNFEYMMRNRGVTTLIFTGIATEIGIESSARDASNRGFYPVVVSDCVSSADKTAHERSLENMAKILVVEKSTNII
- a CDS encoding M24 family metallopeptidase; the encoded protein is MADDPREALTLGVSDRELERRWAAVRTAMKEKSLDVLVMQDTNEWLGGYVKWFTDVAARNGYPMTVVFPVDDLMTTITSGGRPPGDMGPPAWQFRGVKARLSAPYFPSINYSTTYDADLVIETLKKDKKRKIGMIGEGRISYAFYEYLMKRMPEATFVNATDMVDEIKAVKSSEEIDLIKKTCALQDEVMTYAKTIIKPGRKVFEIVADVIHKATLLGSEEQLVLAGSGPLGRPPTYQKRQHQNRTLKENEAFSLLIEVNGPGGMYAELGRAFFTGNVPAELSEAYRLCCEAQQVSLKLLKPGADTKTIWDANNEFLVRHGKTQETRLYAHGQGYDLVERPAIRDDEPMKLKAGMNIVVHPAIGSDRLWVSVCDNYLVTENGASPCLHKFPQEVSSV
- a CDS encoding RidA family protein, encoding MNWDVKYYPEFWEGKKLAYPHVPKEHPKFARSIVVGNLIFVSGCTGQDTIEGKPTSEQFVDQMNMALYKVKLAMEEAGSSMDNIVKTLMLVKRQTDYKAMRTTEVDYYLKNASHLVENPPASTFIAPLSLARPKFLLEMDVIGVLDRNAPDWKVTYYSEAWGGKKLAYPHVPKEHPKFARTEVVGNLVIISGCEALNHDTVKTETMDFKEQTLIVLEKIKAGMEETGGSLENLVKTYVLLKDVRNYALYREVEREFFRKHAPALTKNPPASTVINASSLALPEFLVEVEGFGIVDKKAPGWGTEYFGSNKEASNSATAGKLLFLSGCDGSNPQTGKMETTVFEEQVSRAFDKVKAALEQAGSSMNKMVKTFMLLSNLDNYPRMRKAEVEYYEKHAPYLVEKPPVSTFMTLNSLKHPDALFEVDVTAMI
- a CDS encoding efflux transporter outer membrane subunit — its product is MRSVWSNLLFVPIMAAVLSSFSGCSVGPDYVRPTVETPAAYKENEGWKQAEPGDHLVRGAWWEIFDDSELNRLEEQVNVSNQNLAAAEAQFRQALALVDVARASYFPTVTAGGSATRSLRSANALGSTTSTTGHTFNDYLAPLTASWAVDVWGRVRRQVESSAASAQASAATVESVRLLTQAQVAQNYFLLRMLDAQKKLLDETIVAYQKSLELTQNRYASGVASRADVLQAEALLKSTQAQSIDIGVQRAQLEHAIAVLLGKPASLFSLPAMPLTALPPAIPVGVPSKLLERRPDIATAERNMAAANAQIGVAKAAFFPTVTLNGSVGYESTDTSNWLTWPSRFWSLGAGVSEVVFEGGLRRAQTKAARAAYEATVASYRQTVLTAFQQVEDNLAALRILEGEAQVQRGALLAARQSVTVALNQYKAGTVNYLSVIVLQAAAQNSEITAITIQGRRMAAAVNLVQALGGGWNASELAEK
- a CDS encoding multidrug efflux RND transporter permease subunit; its protein translation is MNISALFIKRPVATTLLTIGLFLAGAVAFVLLPVSPLPPVDFPTINVQANLPGADPETMATSVAAPLERQLGHIAGVAEMTSSSTRGQTSITLQFDLDRNIDGAARDVQAAINAARGFLPPNLPQNPRYRKFNPADAPILIIALTSDSIDTAQMYDAATSIMAQKLSQVRGVGQVFVWGSSLPAVRVELNPTVLSKYTIGLEDVRTAIASTNVLRPKGQVSDGVRTWEIQTNDQLRKAYQYHPVVVAFRNGAAVKLTDVGDVQDSVEDIRASGLMNGKPAVMVVILRQPAANIIDTVDRVTALLPQLEAAMPGGIKASIVQDRTPPIRGSLRDVERALMISAFLVILVVFAFLRNIRSTVIPGVAVVVSLVGTFGVMYLFGYNLDNLSLMALTVATGFVVDDAIVVLENVTRHIEQGMKPRQAAFLGAREIGFTVLSMSTSLVAVFIPILLMGGMVGRLFREFAVTLSVAIGLSLAISLSTTPMMCAHILKGNERRHGAVYRASERAFNWMHRRYEITLGWALRHSRIMLALILLTVVTNGFLFWVIPKGFFPEQDTGRIGGSIQADQDISFQAMKEKMATAVDILMRDPDVQDVSAYTGTGSGTNVAGLFLSLKPFEKRKATVRQVINRMRPKLMALPGAPTVLQPVQELRIGGRQSRALYQYTLMSTDLAQLMSWAPRMTAKVRTLPECVDVSSDQQNRGLEANLVIDRPTASRFGITPQLIDNTLYDAFGQNQVSITYTQLNQYHVVMEVAPPFWQRPETLRDIYVRPAGGSMVPLSAFTHYEQRPTSLSVNHQGQFPAVTISFNLGPGYALGDAVKAIEKAKREMGMPDAIRGQFMGTAQAYEAALASEPLLILFALIAVYIVLGILYESYIHPITILSTLPSAGVGAMLALLAWRTELSVIAVIGILLLIGIVKKNGIMMVDFALETERREKARPEEAIYKACLLRFRPIMMTTMAAALGALPLALGTGVASELRRPLGITIVGGLIFSQALTLYTTPVMYLYLDRFRLWLRGKRKEGHPSMTNGIVTDPESL
- a CDS encoding GIY-YIG nuclease family protein, producing the protein MKNRVPTYVYIVECSDKTLYTGSTGDIEKRIREHNSSRGGAKYTRSRRPVRLVYVEACATLSIALRREAEIKKLSRPQKLLLSKETGR
- a CDS encoding multidrug efflux RND transporter permease subunit, with product MNLSRIFILRPVATTLLMVAIILAGAVAYKQLPVSALPQVDYPTIQVRTFYPGGSPDVIASSITAPLERQFGMMPGLTQMTSTSSSGASIITLQFTLELSLDVAEQQVQAAINASFTYLPRDLPIPPVYSKVNPADAPILTLGLTSDSLPMPQVEDLADTRFAQKISQLPGVGLVSISGGQRPAVRVQTNPKTLAAYNMTMEDLRAAIVAANVNQAKGSFDGQRQAYIIGANDQLFSAKEYRSLVVAYRNNAPVRLTDVAEAIDDAENVRQAAWVNNSPAVIVNIQRQPGANVIEVVDRIKRLLPQLQSSLPPSVHVTVLTDRTTTIRASVRDVQIELLLAVVLVVLVIFLFLRNFSATTIPSVAVPLSLVGTFGAMYLLGFSLNNLSLMALTISTGFVVDDAIVMIENISRFIEAGDSPLEAALKGSKQIGFTILSLTVSLIAVLIPLLFMQDVVGRLFREFAVTLGVTILISAAVSLTLTPMMCARLLKHIPEEQQGRFYRTSQHVFDRTIAYYGRTLRWVLARQKPTLLVAAGTLVLTVLLYIFVSKGFFPVQDTGLILGISEAPQSISFDLMGREQQALVRAILEDPAVESLSSFIGIDGINTTQNSGRIQINLKPLEERRMSASDVIRRLQSRAEKVEGIKLFMQPVQDLTVEDRVSRTQFQYSLEDPNIDELNSWGPKFVEALSKNPELRDVSSDQQDKGLNLAVTIDRATAARLGIAPLDIDNALYDAFGQRQVSTIFTQLNQYRVILTVKPEFQQGPAALQGIYLRSQGGGQVPLGTITQTTEKNGPLVVTRQGQFPALTISFNLAPGAALGDAVDAFETTAEQMNMPASIQGSFQGTAKAFRAALRNEPLLILAALVTVYIVLGILYESYIHPITILSTLPSAGVGAILALLTWRTELSVIAVIGIILLIGIVKKNGIMMVDFALQAERDEGKNPEEAIYQASLLRFRPIMMTTMAALLGALPLALGRGVGSELRHPLGITIVGGLIFSQLLTLYTTPVIYLAFDRLAKRIRGPRSPEPESEE